One Owenweeksia hongkongensis DSM 17368 genomic region harbors:
- a CDS encoding PKD domain-containing protein: MRDTKPQIYLGKLFLTSIQILLCAVSFGQSSLVISPAANNDTVLLCHPTDNVAAFSVSNGSGSYSWTFSGGSPATASGAGSHSITYSSAGTYTATINSPSDPNLDGRQITVIVGSPTAVALSPSDTLFCDSDAPYIIDGAFPGGGYFTGSGISGNSFDPAAAETGTHTITYYYQNGSCLDSATQDFVVMGTPTTNLAAQGSPIVFDGKLTYSRCVPANSTFNFYTTTNSSTYTSYSIDFGDGSAVQTGTTFPSPAMAHAFPNIGQYEVVLTLFGANGCPSHDTVLVFYGSNPSVGLSTQGNNIKCLPRDSTGITFWFPVTGYQSNPPGTIYVVEVNDGSPPQYYNHPPPDSIGHTFFEPSCGYQSVSFNDAFMVKITAQTPCQPHSAATVEPIYISDPPTAAFEAPERICIGNVALINDASWGSQNALTGCDTNVLLVWEISPSTFTLQNGNLGATFNDPYPGNWIPGSEQLEVLFQRKGYYTVKQYVGNQAGCEVDTMEMVICVDSIPDPDFELIADTLCVPDTVKGHYLNHLISLCDTSDLQWDISPATGHTLLSSPTDSIFEAYFYEAGNYSITVTANNMCGSASFSRIINVGNAPSLVMEPEQDFCGLQTIDISNPLFAPTKYDSLAPLLSHQWDIYPNTGWTFINGTNVSSEFPEIDFTAYGTYQLVYTITNRCGTDTDTMELSFWEIPTLDLIPDTLICYNSDFGVRATVQGGNTPYSWEWFTSGSAGVQGTTDSLSLTGITTTTTVSVIVTDSAGCSDTTDFEITVTPPLSVNAGPDQTICYTDTAFLSATPTGGTAPYTYAWSPNIGLNDSTLQSPFRTPLDSTVAYTVTITDAKGCTATDQVIINVTPLIDLDAGPDFTLCHDSILYPLTSQSHNGGVWNGPGVSAGNFDPIAAGLGTHKLYYNYIDAGGCAYLDSLEITVISIPEANFSLSQFAGCSILETQVYDSSTVGVSHFWYVDGVLTSNQAAPFFSLINNSNTTDRIVTIKLIITAGTGCKDSIQKTVTVYPNPQAVINTPASICANDSVQISSGSVFKGTAKYEWYAPGNVSISNDTIAAPYFGFPDNQSGIDSVYTIGLIVTSIDRCTDTIQQNIIIYSRPVADFGLPANACAPIGINPINASLGSGLNYNWTVSPSVTITGANSANPTFNFPAVATDSAVYTIDLYISDDNGCINTTSKTYTVYPLPTADYTTSVNDSCGPMVVNFHNWSTSNISSQFLKDLSIDWDFGNGQTSNDSLPVVTFLNNGVNDTNYVVTLTVTNQFGCTDVLIDTITVHPDPFAGISAKYWAGCAPFSIDTSAVTAVSSPNANLNYIWIVTDMSGNLLKTDTGLYSLSYILATDGDSVNLRLITTSPYGCLNDTLDAMFYTIQNPTANFALLPDSGCSPLTITMSDSSTTGVLHDWFINGNLFSQAISPSLTLVNNSHTQDSIAEIKLVIMSGTGCIDSATEYVTIHPRPLANFSIAANSCPADTLTATNNTIGKGTLSYSWSVNSSAVWVSNPSDSTPSFGFPDNQSGTDSVYTITLISTSEDGCTDTTTQNVTIFARPVANFNLPAAACAPFTLNPTDSSTGNNVSYSWSISPSVPGSNLATASPSFNLPITTNDSVQYTISLSLTDANGCTDTISHKYTVHPVSTSGFTMTVADTCGPHAIKFTNTSTPNQAGMDRSSMNFYWNFGNGQGSTDSIPSTTYSNNGTKDTTYYISLYVVNAFGCDDLYEDSITIHPDPVADINFNSTVSCAPFVIDSTVVNAVSYSSANSQYNWRVLDTKGNVISTFSGINAVNHTITAAADTVILELTAVSPFGCSTDTATKLFYTIENPVAKFIPVPAQACSPATVTVLDSSSVGANKSWYVNGQFFASGNNPVFNFVNNSIIQDSIITIKVVVEAGTGCKDSVEHQVTIYPKPIADFSIAANSCPGDTLVATNASTGRAPLRYIWTISSSAVWVSDTAALNPSFGFPDNQSGFDSTYTITLITYTADGCSDTTTNDVTIFARPVADFSLPANACSPEILSPTDLSSGNNINYNWTITPSVIATGLNTSTPQFELPLSTNDSVQYTIHLALTDTNGCVDSITKYYTVYPKPTAGFTLSTADTCSPYNANFSNTSLTNQSGMGPGTMTFTWDLGNGQTSTDSIPTTAYTNAGNTDTTYYITLTVTNAFGCSDTISDSITIHPDPVADINFSSTVSCAPFVIDSSVVNAISYSSANSQYNWRILDTQGNVISTFSGLNNVSHIITAPADTVILELTAVSPFGCKTDTATQVFYTIENPVAKFTPVPAQACSPVTVSVLDSSSTGANKSWYVNGLFYASGNNPVFNFVNNSITQDSIISIKVVVEAGTGCKDSVEQRVTIYPKPIADFSIAANSCPGDTLVATNASTGKAPLSYSWTISSSAVWVSDTAALNPSFGFPDNQSGFDSTYTITLITYTADGCSDTIANDVTIFARPVADFSLPANACSPEILSPTDLSSGNNINYNWSITPSVMATGLNTSTPQFDLPLSTNDSVQYTIHLALTDTNGCVDSITKYYTVYPKPMAGFTPSNNDSCGPFTVSFANTSSPNQAGMTRADMSFFWDFGNGQTSTDSVPTVVYNNIGLQDSTYFVQLIATNAWGCSDTISDSITVHPDPIVSYTLTTASDCAPFEIDTTVITHTHHGAANSGYTWDFVDVNTGLVVQSFSNSDSINYALALPGDSIILRTVAYSPYGCKIDTVETLLFALGNSLPGFVASAYDGCSPLTVNFTDTVPGFNTWSWLVDGQLVSSIQNPTYTFTNTSTTADSTYKVQMIATTGLGCTDTVTQYITVFAQMVPSFNVAPNCKGDTTYFTNTTQSIDTIINWSWDFGDGQTDSTESPSHRYANPGVYIVNMSATNVHGCVAGQIDTVTIYPRPVANFVANSACGNDTLCKDQSFTLQDSSTIATLGGSITAWSWDIDADGTIEYTTQNPLHTFTAIGNYPIRLIVTSQYGCTDTILRTVEVNEIPVAYFTIDSATGCGPVTTTVTDSSFGNIDTHYWEVYTKNPSGAKTTIFTSYQVNPGTLPTFLPKFTADTTYYISYTVSNCCGSYTHTDSLVLTSIPIASMIPSVTQGCNPLTVNFQLDGPVSGQPEYLIIDYGDGNVDTLYQFYQINTVGDTVWVWGQPSHTFRNPNVQDTTYTVKLTTVNKCGDSTVTADILVYPTNAQAFINASPAQGCAPLTVTLKDASYGGINTSWCLDYDTATGTCNQPTALGDSIVYTYNTPGTYVVAQFVNDGCSLDTAFKIITVYPSPTAAFVHTTPACEDGTVFFTDQSTTNSSGISGYVWDFGDGHTSFLQNPVHQYTSSGTFTACMVVMTAGGCMDSVCKTVTIYAKPEVKFSGTNECLNEQPITFFDSSSVAHGQIISTLWKFGDGNTSVSANPIHTYANPGMYTVTLIHGSSYGCIDSSTQVVNVFPTATADFEPGRSFGKACGAPQSFGFTNLSTNAAGYYWDFDYNGNRGQNTSTLTNPGFIFQQEGVYTVMLIATNTNGCSDTMTKDVIIRPFPKAGFRGNNFEGCAPLTVDFTDTTVYNFAQGGIVDWVWDFGDGTTASGTPNVTHTYTVPGNYAVSLLVENDGGCIDTILLNNYIDVLATPYAGFDAQKIDAKTYKFKNQTKFINGSTTFEWDFGDGNTSTEFEPEHRYNVNLLGNDYEFEVCLKTANAEGCGDTICTPIKLTGYDLFTPNAFAPDLAGAGAAQYFLPAGHSMKTYHLYIFDEWGNIIFESTSLDESGIPNEPWDGKHMETGTELPLGAYVWKIDAVFTDGTIWEGHSYGKKRKNYGTVTLIR, from the coding sequence ATGAGAGATACTAAACCACAAATCTACCTGGGAAAGCTCTTTTTAACCAGTATTCAAATTTTACTCTGCGCAGTAAGCTTTGGTCAATCTTCATTAGTTATAAGCCCTGCTGCTAATAATGACACTGTGCTACTTTGCCACCCCACAGATAATGTTGCCGCCTTTTCGGTGAGCAATGGCAGTGGTTCTTATTCATGGACATTTAGCGGTGGTAGCCCGGCAACGGCAAGTGGAGCTGGTTCGCACAGCATAACTTACTCTAGCGCTGGCACATACACTGCTACCATAAATTCGCCCTCAGACCCTAATTTAGATGGCCGTCAAATTACAGTGATAGTGGGAAGCCCAACCGCAGTGGCGCTATCACCCTCCGATACTTTATTTTGTGATAGCGATGCTCCTTATATAATAGATGGAGCTTTTCCTGGTGGCGGCTATTTCACTGGCTCCGGAATATCGGGTAATTCATTTGACCCTGCCGCAGCAGAAACCGGAACTCATACTATAACCTATTATTACCAAAATGGTAGTTGCCTTGATTCGGCCACCCAAGATTTTGTTGTAATGGGTACACCCACCACTAATCTGGCCGCCCAAGGATCGCCCATCGTTTTTGATGGCAAGCTCACCTACTCTCGCTGTGTTCCTGCTAATTCAACTTTTAACTTTTACACCACCACTAATTCATCTACCTACACATCCTACTCTATAGATTTTGGCGATGGCAGTGCTGTTCAAACCGGAACTACCTTTCCTTCACCAGCCATGGCTCACGCTTTCCCAAATATTGGGCAATACGAAGTTGTTCTTACTCTTTTTGGTGCCAATGGCTGCCCTAGTCATGATACGGTATTGGTGTTTTATGGTTCTAACCCCAGTGTAGGATTGAGTACTCAGGGAAACAATATTAAGTGCTTACCTCGCGACAGTACAGGAATTACCTTTTGGTTTCCGGTAACAGGCTACCAGTCCAATCCTCCGGGAACTATTTATGTAGTAGAAGTAAACGATGGTTCGCCACCCCAGTATTATAATCACCCGCCACCAGATAGTATCGGACACACATTTTTTGAGCCCAGTTGCGGCTATCAAAGTGTGAGTTTTAATGATGCCTTTATGGTAAAAATCACGGCCCAAACCCCATGTCAGCCACACTCTGCTGCTACGGTTGAGCCTATTTATATTTCTGATCCTCCCACTGCTGCTTTTGAAGCTCCAGAAAGAATTTGTATTGGAAATGTTGCCCTTATTAATGATGCATCTTGGGGTAGCCAAAATGCACTGACAGGCTGCGACACCAACGTACTTTTAGTTTGGGAAATCTCACCTTCCACCTTCACTCTTCAAAATGGTAATTTGGGAGCAACCTTTAATGATCCCTACCCAGGAAACTGGATTCCGGGTTCTGAACAATTGGAAGTGCTTTTTCAGCGCAAAGGGTATTATACCGTAAAACAATATGTGGGAAACCAGGCAGGATGCGAGGTAGACACTATGGAAATGGTGATTTGTGTAGATTCTATTCCTGATCCTGATTTTGAGCTTATAGCAGATACCCTCTGCGTCCCCGATACGGTCAAAGGGCATTATTTGAATCACCTCATTAGCTTATGCGACACCTCCGATTTGCAATGGGACATCTCGCCAGCCACTGGGCACACCCTACTTTCCTCTCCCACTGACTCCATATTTGAAGCTTACTTTTATGAAGCGGGAAACTACTCCATCACCGTTACCGCCAATAATATGTGCGGCTCGGCATCATTTTCCAGAATAATAAATGTGGGCAACGCTCCATCATTAGTTATGGAGCCCGAACAGGATTTTTGTGGACTCCAAACCATCGATATTTCCAATCCACTATTTGCACCTACAAAATATGATAGCCTTGCCCCGCTGCTCTCGCATCAATGGGACATTTACCCAAATACCGGTTGGACATTTATAAATGGAACCAACGTAAGCTCTGAGTTTCCAGAAATAGACTTTACTGCTTACGGAACCTATCAATTGGTATACACAATTACGAACCGATGTGGGACAGATACCGACACGATGGAGCTTTCCTTTTGGGAAATACCAACATTAGATCTCATCCCCGACACACTAATTTGCTACAATAGTGATTTTGGAGTAAGAGCTACTGTGCAAGGTGGAAATACACCTTATAGCTGGGAGTGGTTTACTTCAGGATCAGCCGGTGTACAAGGAACCACTGATTCTCTTTCCCTTACGGGAATTACCACGACCACCACTGTTTCAGTAATTGTTACTGATTCAGCTGGTTGTTCGGACACTACCGATTTTGAAATTACAGTAACACCTCCCCTTTCAGTAAACGCTGGGCCAGACCAAACTATTTGTTATACCGACACCGCATTTCTTTCGGCCACTCCTACAGGAGGAACTGCTCCTTATACTTATGCCTGGTCGCCCAATATTGGGTTAAACGATAGCACCCTGCAAAGTCCATTTCGCACACCATTAGATTCTACTGTAGCTTATACAGTAACCATTACCGATGCCAAAGGATGTACCGCTACCGATCAGGTAATTATAAATGTTACACCTCTAATTGATTTGGACGCTGGCCCTGATTTCACACTGTGCCATGATAGCATTTTGTACCCGCTTACCAGCCAAAGCCACAATGGTGGAGTATGGAACGGACCAGGAGTAAGTGCAGGAAACTTTGACCCAATCGCTGCCGGACTAGGTACACACAAATTATATTACAATTATATAGACGCAGGTGGTTGTGCTTACCTCGACAGTCTTGAAATCACCGTGATTTCTATTCCTGAGGCCAACTTTAGCTTAAGCCAATTTGCCGGATGTTCTATTTTAGAAACTCAGGTTTATGATTCTTCTACAGTTGGTGTTTCCCACTTTTGGTATGTAGATGGTGTGCTCACTTCAAATCAAGCAGCCCCATTTTTTAGCTTGATAAATAATTCAAACACTACCGACAGAATTGTAACCATAAAACTGATTATCACTGCTGGTACAGGTTGTAAAGATTCTATTCAAAAAACGGTGACGGTTTACCCAAATCCACAAGCCGTAATTAACACACCAGCTAGTATTTGCGCCAATGATAGCGTGCAAATTTCCAGCGGAAGCGTATTTAAAGGAACTGCAAAATATGAGTGGTATGCACCGGGAAATGTGAGCATTTCCAATGATACCATTGCTGCGCCTTACTTTGGTTTCCCTGATAATCAAAGTGGAATTGACTCGGTTTACACCATCGGCCTTATTGTAACTTCAATTGATAGATGTACCGACACCATTCAGCAAAACATCATTATTTACTCTCGCCCCGTTGCTGATTTTGGCCTTCCGGCAAATGCCTGTGCTCCTATCGGTATTAACCCAATCAACGCTTCTTTAGGAAGTGGACTGAACTACAACTGGACGGTAAGCCCAAGCGTAACCATTACCGGAGCAAACAGTGCAAACCCTACTTTCAACTTTCCAGCAGTAGCAACTGATTCTGCAGTTTATACCATCGATCTTTATATTTCTGATGATAACGGTTGTATTAATACTACTTCCAAAACTTATACGGTTTATCCCCTTCCAACAGCTGATTACACTACTTCAGTAAATGATAGTTGTGGACCGATGGTGGTTAATTTTCACAACTGGTCAACTTCCAATATTAGCAGCCAGTTTTTGAAAGACCTTAGCATTGACTGGGATTTTGGAAACGGACAAACTTCAAACGATTCACTACCTGTTGTTACCTTTTTGAATAATGGCGTAAACGATACCAATTATGTAGTTACACTTACGGTAACCAATCAATTTGGATGTACCGATGTACTAATCGACACCATCACCGTTCACCCAGATCCATTTGCCGGAATCTCTGCAAAATACTGGGCTGGCTGTGCTCCATTTTCAATTGATACTTCTGCAGTAACAGCTGTGAGTTCGCCCAATGCCAACCTCAACTACATCTGGATAGTTACCGATATGAGCGGCAATCTCTTAAAAACAGATACCGGACTTTATAGCCTGAGCTATATTCTTGCAACAGATGGTGATTCGGTAAACCTAAGGTTGATTACCACCAGTCCTTATGGGTGTTTGAATGACACGCTTGACGCGATGTTCTACACCATCCAAAACCCAACAGCAAACTTTGCTTTGTTGCCTGATAGTGGCTGTAGTCCTCTTACCATCACAATGTCTGACTCATCAACTACTGGAGTTTTACATGATTGGTTTATAAATGGAAACTTGTTTAGTCAAGCTATAAGCCCAAGTCTCACTTTGGTGAATAATAGCCACACTCAGGATTCTATTGCTGAAATAAAGTTGGTAATCATGTCCGGTACTGGGTGTATAGATTCAGCTACAGAATATGTAACCATTCACCCAAGACCATTGGCTAACTTTAGCATTGCTGCAAATAGTTGTCCTGCTGATACCTTGACCGCCACCAACAATACTATTGGCAAAGGAACTTTAAGCTACAGCTGGTCGGTAAACTCATCAGCCGTTTGGGTTTCAAATCCATCTGACAGTACACCCTCTTTCGGTTTCCCGGATAACCAAAGCGGAACTGACTCAGTTTACACCATCACTTTAATTAGCACCAGCGAAGATGGATGCACGGATACCACCACGCAAAACGTAACGATTTTTGCCCGCCCAGTGGCTAATTTCAATTTGCCGGCAGCCGCCTGTGCACCGTTTACATTAAACCCTACTGACAGCTCTACAGGAAATAATGTTTCCTACTCGTGGAGTATTTCTCCAAGTGTACCCGGAAGCAATTTAGCTACAGCTTCACCTAGCTTCAACTTACCGATCACCACCAATGATTCGGTACAATACACCATTAGCTTAAGCTTGACCGATGCCAATGGATGTACTGACACCATCAGTCATAAATACACTGTACACCCGGTTTCTACATCTGGCTTTACTATGACAGTAGCTGATACCTGCGGACCACATGCTATTAAGTTCACCAATACTTCTACACCAAACCAAGCGGGAATGGATAGAAGCAGCATGAACTTTTACTGGAATTTTGGAAATGGTCAAGGAAGCACGGACTCTATTCCAAGCACCACCTACTCTAATAACGGAACCAAAGACACCACCTACTACATTTCATTATACGTGGTAAATGCCTTTGGCTGCGATGACCTTTATGAAGATAGCATCACCATTCATCCGGATCCGGTGGCGGATATCAATTTCAACTCTACGGTTTCGTGTGCGCCATTTGTAATTGATAGCACTGTGGTGAATGCCGTGAGTTATAGCTCAGCAAACAGCCAATATAACTGGAGAGTACTTGATACCAAAGGAAATGTAATTAGCACTTTTAGCGGAATAAATGCCGTGAACCACACTATTACAGCTGCTGCTGATACGGTAATTTTGGAATTAACCGCTGTGAGCCCATTTGGATGTAGCACAGATACCGCAACCAAGCTTTTCTATACTATAGAAAACCCGGTTGCCAAGTTCATTCCTGTTCCGGCTCAAGCATGCTCCCCTGCTACCGTTACTGTTTTAGATTCCTCCTCGGTTGGCGCCAATAAGTCTTGGTATGTGAATGGGCAGTTCTTTGCCAGTGGCAATAATCCTGTTTTCAATTTTGTGAATAATAGCATTATTCAGGATAGCATCATTACCATAAAAGTGGTAGTAGAAGCAGGTACTGGTTGTAAAGATTCAGTAGAACATCAAGTAACTATTTATCCAAAACCAATTGCTGATTTTAGCATTGCAGCAAACAGTTGCCCGGGCGATACTTTAGTTGCCACCAATGCTTCAACCGGGAGAGCACCATTGAGATACATCTGGACAATTAGCTCTTCGGCTGTTTGGGTTTCGGATACTGCTGCGCTTAATCCTTCTTTTGGTTTCCCAGATAACCAAAGTGGGTTTGACAGCACGTACACCATCACTTTGATTACCTACACCGCTGATGGATGCTCTGACACCACAACAAATGATGTAACCATTTTTGCTCGCCCTGTGGCTGATTTTAGCCTTCCGGCAAATGCCTGCTCTCCTGAAATATTGAGTCCAACTGATCTTTCTTCTGGCAACAATATCAATTACAATTGGACCATTACTCCTTCTGTAATAGCTACCGGACTGAATACTTCCACTCCGCAGTTTGAGTTGCCATTGAGCACGAACGATTCCGTGCAATACACTATTCACTTGGCCTTGACCGACACCAATGGTTGTGTTGATTCTATCACAAAATATTATACAGTTTACCCGAAGCCAACGGCAGGATTTACGCTTTCAACCGCTGATACTTGTAGTCCTTACAATGCCAACTTCAGCAACACTTCTTTAACCAACCAAAGTGGAATGGGTCCAGGCACTATGACTTTCACTTGGGATTTAGGAAATGGCCAAACCAGCACTGATTCTATTCCCACGACAGCGTACACCAATGCCGGAAACACGGACACCACTTATTACATTACCCTTACGGTAACAAATGCCTTTGGATGTAGCGATACTATTTCGGATAGCATCACCATCCACCCAGATCCGGTGGCTGATATCAACTTCAGCTCTACGGTTTCGTGTGCGCCATTTGTAATTGATAGCTCGGTGGTGAATGCCATCAGCTACAGCTCAGCAAACAGCCAGTATAACTGGAGAATATTAGATACACAAGGAAACGTAATCAGCACTTTTAGCGGACTGAACAATGTTTCTCACATCATCACCGCTCCTGCCGACACCGTTATTTTGGAGCTTACTGCAGTGAGTCCTTTTGGTTGCAAAACCGATACTGCGACCCAAGTTTTTTATACCATAGAAAATCCGGTTGCTAAGTTCACTCCTGTTCCGGCTCAAGCTTGTTCACCAGTTACGGTTAGCGTATTGGATTCTTCCTCTACCGGAGCTAACAAGTCTTGGTATGTGAATGGGCTTTTCTATGCCAGTGGCAATAATCCTGTTTTCAATTTTGTGAATAATAGTATTACTCAGGATAGCATCATCAGCATAAAAGTGGTGGTAGAAGCAGGTACCGGTTGTAAAGATTCTGTAGAACAGAGAGTAACTATTTATCCAAAACCAATTGCTGATTTCAGCATTGCTGCTAATAGTTGTCCAGGCGATACTTTAGTTGCCACAAATGCTTCAACCGGGAAAGCACCATTGAGCTACAGCTGGACAATTAGCTCTTCAGCTGTTTGGGTTTCAGATACTGCTGCGCTTAATCCTTCTTTTGGTTTTCCTGATAATCAAAGCGGGTTTGACAGTACGTACACCATCACTTTGATTACCTACACTGCTGATGGATGTTCGGATACAATCGCAAATGATGTAACCATTTTTGCTCGCCCAGTGGCTGATTTTAGCCTTCCGGCAAATGCCTGCTCGCCAGAAATATTGAGTCCAACTGATCTTTCTTCTGGTAACAATATCAATTACAATTGGAGCATTACTCCTTCTGTAATGGCTACCGGATTGAATACTTCCACTCCTCAGTTTGACTTGCCATTGAGCACAAATGACTCCGTGCAATACACCATTCATTTGGCTTTGACCGATACCAATGGTTGTGTTGATTCTATCACAAAATATTATACGGTTTATCCAAAACCAATGGCTGGTTTTACACCAAGCAACAATGATTCTTGTGGACCATTTACGGTAAGTTTTGCCAACACCTCATCGCCAAACCAAGCAGGCATGACCAGAGCGGACATGAGTTTCTTCTGGGATTTTGGAAACGGACAAACTTCAACGGATTCTGTTCCGACCGTTGTTTATAATAATATTGGTCTTCAGGACTCAACTTACTTTGTACAGCTTATTGCCACCAATGCTTGGGGATGTAGCGACACCATTTCGGATAGTATTACGGTGCACCCAGATCCTATCGTAAGCTACACTTTGACCACCGCATCTGATTGTGCTCCATTTGAAATTGACACCACGGTTATTACTCACACTCATCATGGAGCGGCCAACAGCGGTTACACTTGGGATTTTGTAGATGTAAACACTGGTCTGGTTGTTCAGTCATTCAGCAATAGCGATTCCATAAACTACGCACTAGCCTTGCCGGGAGATTCTATCATTTTGCGCACCGTGGCTTACAGTCCTTACGGTTGTAAAATTGATACCGTAGAAACTCTACTTTTTGCTTTAGGAAATAGTCTTCCGGGTTTTGTAGCCAGTGCTTATGACGGCTGTAGCCCACTTACCGTGAACTTTACCGATACCGTTCCCGGATTCAACACTTGGTCATGGTTGGTTGATGGTCAATTGGTTTCAAGTATTCAAAATCCAACGTACACTTTTACCAATACCAGCACCACAGCTGATAGTACTTATAAAGTACAAATGATTGCCACCACCGGCCTTGGGTGTACGGATACCGTTACACAATACATTACGGTTTTTGCGCAAATGGTTCCCAGTTTTAATGTGGCTCCAAATTGTAAAGGCGACACCACATACTTTACCAATACCACACAAAGCATTGATACAATCATTAATTGGAGCTGGGATTTTGGCGATGGACAAACAGATTCAACTGAAAGCCCAAGCCACCGCTATGCAAACCCTGGAGTTTACATTGTAAATATGAGCGCTACCAACGTTCATGGATGCGTTGCTGGTCAGATTGATACTGTAACTATTTACCCACGTCCGGTAGCCAACTTTGTAGCCAACTCGGCTTGTGGAAATGATACCCTTTGTAAAGATCAAAGCTTTACACTTCAAGACTCTTCCACTATCGCCACTTTAGGAGGAAGCATCACCGCCTGGAGCTGGGATATTGATGCCGATGGGACCATTGAGTACACCACTCAAAATCCGCTGCACACTTTTACAGCTATCGGCAATTATCCAATCCGCCTGATAGTAACTTCTCAATATGGATGTACCGACACGATATTGCGCACGGTAGAAGTGAATGAAATTCCTGTTGCCTATTTTACAATTGATAGTGCTACAGGTTGCGGCCCCGTTACTACCACGGTTACCGATAGCAGTTTTGGAAATATTGACACCCATTACTGGGAAGTTTATACCAAAAATCCTTCTGGTGCCAAAACCACAATTTTCACCAGTTACCAAGTAAACCCGGGAACGCTGCCTACATTCCTGCCAAAGTTTACCGCTGACACTACCTATTATATCAGCTATACCGTGAGCAATTGCTGCGGAAGCTATACACATACCGATTCCTTGGTGCTTACTTCTATCCCAATTGCGAGTATGATTCCTTCGGTTACTCAAGGTTGTAATCCTCTAACCGTGAACTTCCAATTGGATGGCCCAGTGAGCGGTCAGCCGGAGTATTTAATTATAGATTATGGCGATGGAAATGTGGATACGCTTTATCAGTTTTACCAAATAAACACAGTTGGCGACACCGTTTGGGTGTGGGGTCAACCAAGTCATACTTTCCGTAATCCAAATGTGCAAGACACCACGTATACCGTAAAACTTACTACAGTAAATAAGTGCGGTGACAGCACTGTAACTGCTGATATTTTGGTTTACCCAACTAATGCTCAGGCTTTCATCAATGCAAGTCCTGCTCAAGGTTGTGCACCGCTTACGGTTACCCTAAAAGATGCCTCATACGGAGGAATCAACACCTCATGGTGTTTGGATTACGACACCGCCACCGGAACTTGTAATCAACCTACAGCTCTTGGCGACTCTATCGTTTACACGTATAACACTCCGGGAACTTATGTGGTAGCTCAGTTTGTAAATGACGGGTGTAGCCTCGATACAGCTTTCAAGATTATTACAGTTTACCCCTCACCTACTGCAGCTTTTGTGCACACTACTCCCGCTTGTGAAGATGGCACTGTATTCTTTACTGACCAGAGCACTACAAACAGCTCTGGCATCAGCGGCTATGTTTGGGATTTTGGCGATGGACACACCTCTTTCCTTCAAAATCCAGTACATCAATACACCTCATCCGGAACCTTTACGGCCTGCATGGTGGTAATGACTGCCGGGGGATGTATGGATTCGGTTTGTAAAACGGTAACCATTTATGCAAAACCAGAAGTGAAATTCTCTGGTACCAACGAATGTCTGAATGAGCAACCTATCACCTTCTTTGATTCATCAAGTGTGGCTCATGGCCAAATCATCAGCACACTGTGGAAATTCGGTGATGGAAACACTTCTGTAAGCGCTAACCCAATTCATACCTACGCCAACCCAGGTATGTACACTGTAACATTAATTCATGGTTCTTCGTACGGGTGTATTGACAGTAGCACTCAAGTGGTAAATGTATTCCCTACAGCTACAGCCGATTTTGAGCCAGGCCGATCATTTGGTAAAGCATGCGGTGCTCCCCAAAGTTTTGGCTTCACCAACCTATCTACCAATGCAGCTGGCTACTATTGGGATTTTGACTACAATGGAAACCGAGGACAGAATACCAGCACCCTAACCAATCCTGGATTTATCTTCCAGCAAGAAGGTGTATACACAGTGATGCTAATCGCCACCAATACCAACGGTTGCTCGGACACGATGACCAAAGACGTTATAATTCGTCCATTCCCAAAAGCTGGTTTTAGAGGAAACAACTTTGAAGGTTGTGCTCCGCTTACCGTGGATTTCACCGACACCACAGTTTACAACTTTGCCCAAGGTGGTATTGTAGATTGGGTTTGGGACTTTGGTGACGGCACTACTGCGAGCGGTACACCAAATGTAACTCACACTTACACCGTACCCGGAAATTACGCTGTAAGCCTTTTGGTAGAAAATGATGGCGGATGTATCGACACAATTTTACTCAACAATTATATTGATGTATTAGCCACACCTTATGCTGGCTTTGATGCTCAAAAAATAGATGCTAAAACCTACAAGTTTAAAAATCAGACAAAGTTCATAAACGGCAGTACCACCTTTGAATGGGATTTTGGTGATGGCAACACAAGTACCGAATTTGAGCCAGAGCACAGATACAACGTAAACCTATTAGGCAACGATTATGAATTTGAAGTTTGCCTAAAAACAGCAAATGCCGAAGGCTGTGGAGATACTATTTGTACGCCTATAAAACTTACCGGCTATGACCTCTTTACACCAAACGCTTTTGCCCCCGATTTGGCTGGAGCCGGTGCCGCTCAGTATTTCTTGCCAGCTGGCCATAGTATGAAAACCTATCACCTCTACATTTTTGATGAGTGGGGTAATATAATTTTTGAATCGACCTCGCTTGATGAAAGCGGAATACCGAATGAACCATGGGACGGAAAACACATGGAAACCGGCACTGAATTACCCCTTGGGGCTTACGTGTGGAAAATAGACGCGGTGTTTACCGATGGTACTATTTGGGAAGGACATTCGTACGGAAAGAAACGTAAAAACTATGGTACAGTTACACTCATACGCTAG